A window of Clostridium sp. 'White wine YQ' contains these coding sequences:
- a CDS encoding flagellar hook-length control protein FliK: protein MNIGKINFSTDINLSESKVSYKNDRQQNFKDYFDNSVKLKEDAKKADLRQTDSVDNNRNVKADDSREEVKNVKSTDDNEKVDAKDGDRDTNTSKEKLEEVVKKLEDLKDELAKMQKDNKGDNKSIEDLLSVINSLILALQNLKDQKNGISETQGVNGQLTNTMNLLGGQSLQNSQDLSLADIQNKALFTKVNDIIQELKLNPVQNGETGNISAEIVKLLTDMDGGEQFKDILSKLQDVVKEIPKAIGDVTKDMNTSNVSNQGYITDSKVEDGTAKSADETKIKNNNSSQKGNENSLANVDKTNTDASRITKTVDVSSNTDGSKEESNSESSKEDDFLQSILKGKGNDNFDKAAQLNLNRVQVPVDNVVNEAQSISKANITQDVIKTIKFMETSSLKELTVKMNPKDLGEITIKLVAQGEQMKATINASNKEAYDLLNSKVQEIKNTLNTQNIKIDDVNVSLNDNYTAFSSGQENFGTEKGNDGRSNSSSKTETPEIAEITEETEETLLYNNLNKLA, encoded by the coding sequence GTGAATATAGGTAAAATCAATTTTAGTACAGACATTAATTTATCTGAAAGTAAAGTTAGTTATAAAAATGATAGACAGCAAAACTTTAAAGACTATTTTGATAACTCAGTGAAGTTAAAGGAAGATGCCAAAAAGGCTGACTTAAGACAAACTGACTCTGTTGATAACAATAGAAATGTTAAAGCAGATGATTCTAGAGAAGAAGTAAAGAATGTTAAGTCCACTGATGACAATGAAAAAGTTGATGCAAAAGATGGGGACAGAGACACAAATACTTCTAAAGAAAAATTAGAAGAAGTAGTTAAAAAGCTTGAAGATCTTAAAGATGAATTAGCTAAGATGCAAAAAGATAACAAAGGTGATAACAAGAGCATAGAGGATTTACTTTCTGTTATAAATTCATTAATATTAGCACTTCAAAACCTAAAGGATCAGAAAAATGGTATTTCTGAAACTCAAGGAGTAAATGGTCAATTAACAAATACAATGAATTTATTGGGGGGACAGAGCCTTCAAAACTCACAAGATTTATCTTTAGCTGATATTCAAAACAAAGCTTTATTTACGAAAGTTAATGATATTATCCAGGAGTTAAAATTAAATCCTGTTCAAAATGGTGAAACTGGAAATATTAGTGCAGAAATAGTTAAGTTGCTTACTGATATGGATGGAGGAGAACAGTTTAAGGACATCTTATCTAAGTTACAAGACGTAGTAAAAGAAATACCAAAGGCTATAGGTGATGTAACAAAAGATATGAACACTTCTAATGTAAGTAATCAAGGTTACATAACTGATTCAAAAGTAGAAGATGGTACTGCTAAATCTGCTGATGAAACGAAGATAAAAAATAATAACTCTTCACAAAAAGGTAATGAAAATAGCTTAGCAAATGTTGATAAAACTAATACGGATGCTTCAAGGATAACAAAAACTGTAGATGTTTCTTCTAATACAGATGGAAGCAAAGAAGAGAGTAATTCTGAAAGTTCTAAAGAAGATGACTTTTTACAAAGTATTCTAAAGGGAAAAGGAAACGACAATTTTGATAAAGCAGCGCAATTAAATCTTAATAGAGTACAAGTTCCTGTAGATAATGTAGTTAATGAAGCACAAAGTATCTCTAAGGCTAATATTACTCAAGATGTGATAAAGACAATTAAGTTTATGGAAACTTCAAGTTTAAAAGAGCTTACAGTTAAGATGAACCCTAAAGATTTAGGTGAAATTACTATTAAACTAGTGGCGCAAGGAGAACAGATGAAGGCTACCATAAATGCATCAAATAAAGAAGCATATGATTTATTAAATTCTAAAGTTCAAGAGATAAAGAATACTCTTAATACTCAGAACATTAAAATTGATGACGTGAATGTTTCTTTAAATGATAACTATACAGCTTTTAGTTCAGGACAAG
- the fliJ gene encoding flagellar export protein FliJ yields MGERFTFKLDKLLDMRVKNEEESVRLFKDTQREKMVIEEKLDDMRNDYDRYRGIKPGESIVYQKIKRNYMTALNQGIAEKERELEIKDRELEIRRDNLKQRTIERKTVERLKEKKYEAFTKEQDRIERVNNDEFALYAYIRNTERG; encoded by the coding sequence ATGGGTGAAAGGTTTACATTTAAATTAGATAAGCTTTTAGATATGAGAGTGAAAAATGAAGAGGAGTCAGTAAGACTTTTCAAAGATACACAAAGAGAAAAAATGGTCATAGAAGAAAAACTTGATGATATGAGGAATGACTATGATAGATACAGAGGTATTAAACCAGGTGAAAGTATTGTGTATCAGAAAATAAAAAGAAATTATATGACAGCTCTTAATCAGGGAATTGCGGAAAAGGAAAGAGAGCTTGAAATTAAAGACCGAGAACTTGAAATAAGGCGTGATAATTTAAAACAACGTACAATAGAGAGAAAGACAGTTGAAAGGTTAAAGGAAAAGAAATATGAAGCATTTACTAAAGAGCAGGACAGAATTGAGAGAGTTAATAATGATGAATTTGCATTATATGCATACATAAGAAACACTGAAAGGGGGTGA
- the fliI gene encoding flagellar protein export ATPase FliI, with the protein MLSLDFPLLNKKIRELSPSYIEGRVKKVIGLTVETEGIKAFVGELCTIYNEKNDPIKCEVVGFRDDSVILMPLGELSGISPGCRVVPERKPLSVKCSDELLGKVLDGLGYPLEGEEIKFGEEYPLENDPPDPMKRKRITDALPTGVRAIDGFLTCGEGQRIGIFAGSGVGKSTTLGMIAREAKADINVIALIGERGREVLDFIQTDLGEEGMKKSVVICATSDKPALIRLKGALTASAIAEYFRDKGKKVILMMDSVTRFAMAQREVGLAIGEPPATKGYTPSVFAKLPKLLERSGTSDKGSITAFYTVLVDGDDFNEPIADTVRGILDGHIVLSRALAHKNHYPAIDILNSVSRLMPSIAEDVHKNAASQARDLLATYKESEDLINIGAYVKGSNKKIDLAIQYNPYIENFLKQGIKEESSFDESIRTLTSLF; encoded by the coding sequence ATGCTTTCATTAGATTTTCCGCTTCTTAATAAGAAGATAAGAGAATTATCTCCAAGTTACATAGAAGGAAGAGTAAAAAAAGTAATTGGACTTACTGTGGAAACAGAAGGAATCAAAGCATTTGTAGGTGAATTGTGTACAATTTATAACGAAAAAAATGATCCTATTAAATGTGAAGTAGTTGGTTTTAGGGATGATTCTGTTATTCTAATGCCACTTGGTGAGTTGTCTGGTATATCGCCTGGATGTAGAGTTGTTCCGGAAAGAAAACCATTAAGTGTAAAGTGTAGTGATGAACTTCTAGGTAAGGTTTTAGATGGACTTGGATATCCATTAGAGGGTGAAGAAATTAAATTTGGGGAGGAATATCCTCTTGAAAATGACCCACCTGATCCTATGAAGAGAAAAAGGATAACAGATGCTTTACCTACTGGAGTAAGAGCAATTGATGGTTTCCTAACATGTGGTGAAGGACAAAGAATAGGAATTTTTGCAGGTAGTGGAGTTGGAAAAAGTACAACACTTGGTATGATAGCAAGAGAAGCTAAGGCGGATATTAATGTTATCGCGCTTATAGGTGAAAGAGGTAGAGAAGTTTTGGATTTTATTCAAACTGACTTAGGAGAAGAAGGAATGAAAAAATCTGTTGTTATATGTGCTACTTCAGATAAACCAGCTTTAATTAGGCTTAAAGGTGCATTAACAGCTTCAGCTATAGCAGAATACTTTAGAGATAAAGGTAAAAAAGTTATATTAATGATGGACTCAGTTACGAGATTTGCAATGGCTCAAAGAGAAGTTGGACTAGCCATTGGAGAACCACCAGCAACTAAAGGATATACCCCATCAGTTTTTGCAAAACTTCCAAAATTGCTGGAAAGATCGGGAACATCAGATAAAGGATCAATAACAGCATTTTATACAGTACTTGTTGATGGTGATGATTTTAATGAACCAATCGCAGATACAGTGAGAGGTATTCTAGATGGACATATTGTTTTATCGAGAGCATTAGCCCATAAAAATCATTATCCAGCAATAGATATATTAAATTCCGTCTCAAGACTTATGCCTTCAATAGCAGAAGATGTACATAAAAATGCAGCTTCCCAGGCTAGAGATTTACTTGCAACATATAAAGAGTCAGAAGATCTTATTAATATTGGTGCATATGTAAAAGGCAGCAACAAAAAAATTGATTTAGCTATTCAGTATAATCCTTATATTGAAAACTTCTTAAAACAAGGAATTAAAGAAGAGTCAAGTTTTGATGAAAGTATTAGAACATTAACGTCATTGTTCTAA
- a CDS encoding FliH/SctL family protein, protein MQSSYSVIKRENLQVGEEKFVKTEYSPVVHKAEFIGNDDENNRIVQEKIDSILESHKKIAQEILNNAKAERDKIIENALQEIKVLEKEAYERAYEQGMQNGYEDGSKKGYEEAYEKNIEIAKAEATDILNQASDILISSKKIFTDYLQEKKEDIIKLSINIAKSVLKRELEKESGLDSLVEEYIQYSKESRIFVIKCNPEHGESIKAHIQGWKSIYTIEEIHVILDENMAPGNAEIQKDNGKCIVGLDIGLKKVEEALIG, encoded by the coding sequence ATGCAATCATCTTATAGTGTAATAAAAAGAGAAAATTTACAAGTTGGTGAAGAAAAGTTTGTAAAAACTGAGTATTCACCAGTAGTTCATAAGGCTGAATTCATTGGAAATGATGATGAAAATAATAGGATTGTACAAGAAAAGATAGATAGTATCTTAGAGAGTCATAAAAAAATTGCTCAGGAAATACTTAATAATGCAAAAGCTGAAAGAGACAAGATAATTGAAAATGCATTACAAGAGATAAAAGTCCTAGAAAAGGAAGCTTATGAAAGGGCTTATGAGCAAGGAATGCAAAATGGGTATGAAGATGGTAGTAAAAAAGGATATGAGGAAGCGTATGAGAAAAATATAGAAATTGCAAAGGCAGAAGCTACTGACATTTTAAATCAAGCCTCAGATATTCTAATAAGTTCTAAAAAAATCTTTACTGACTATCTCCAAGAAAAAAAAGAAGACATAATTAAGTTATCAATAAACATTGCTAAAAGTGTTTTAAAGAGAGAATTAGAGAAGGAATCAGGATTAGATTCCTTAGTTGAAGAATATATTCAATATTCAAAGGAAAGTAGAATATTTGTAATTAAGTGTAATCCGGAGCATGGGGAAAGCATTAAAGCACATATTCAAGGTTGGAAAAGTATCTATACTATAGAAGAAATCCATGTGATTTTAGATGAAAATATGGCACCAGGAAATGCAGAAATTCAAAAAGACAATGGTAAATGTATAGTAGGATTAGATATAGGATTAAAGAAAGTAGAAGAAGCTTTAATAGGGTAG